In one window of candidate division TA06 bacterium B3_TA06 DNA:
- a CDS encoding tRNA-specific adenosine deaminase codes for MREALREAKAACADGEAPVGAVVVHEGRIIGRGHNQTERLADPTAHAEMIALTAAAVALESWRLLDCTLYVTVEPCLMCAGAVVLARIPRVVFGIRDPKFGAVSSLFKIGSDERLNHTFKVTEGVLAEEAKALMQSFFKERRKVNTNEAGDA; via the coding sequence ATGCGTGAGGCGTTGCGGGAGGCCAAGGCAGCTTGCGCCGATGGCGAGGCCCCGGTTGGTGCGGTGGTTGTGCACGAAGGTCGAATAATAGGCCGGGGGCACAACCAGACCGAAAGGCTTGCCGATCCCACTGCGCATGCCGAGATGATAGCGCTTACCGCGGCTGCAGTGGCACTTGAGTCGTGGAGATTGCTGGATTGCACGCTCTATGTTACTGTGGAGCCATGTCTTATGTGCGCGGGCGCTGTGGTGCTTGCACGCATCCCGCGGGTGGTCTTCGGCATAAGGGACCCCAAATTCGGAGCGGTCTCATCGCTCTTTAAGATCGGTAGTGACGAGCGTCTGAATCACACCTTCAAGGTGACTGAGGGGGTGCTTGCCGAAGAGGCGAAGGCGCTGATGCAGTCTTTCTTTAAGGAGCGACGCAAGGTCAATACAAATGAGGCGGGAGATGCGTAG